The following coding sequences lie in one Leptospira hartskeerlii genomic window:
- a CDS encoding NAD(P)-binding protein, translated as MKIAVIGSGIAGLSASWYLGKEHEVSLIEKHPLVGMDAHGTDLFSNGHSIRVDVPFRAFKRNYYPCLLDLYKEAGIEVRPVDYSFSLNYGDGTTYFGFSTLGIGGNFVPIPYWVCFSNKTSRRIFSDAIRFYEESERELSSLEGEQLTISQFLSRFGYSVEFEDLYLIPMFSTINTCTSESAKNYPAEVVIGYHSSGLKFLRFLTPEKGTRDVTEKLSKRASSVRLSTDPKKIVLEKDKVKLIFDNGEELFDRVVVAAPANQAISILPEEYSKEKALLSKLKYEASEVVVHSDEKFMPKQKRHWAPMCFSLSQDSSTATATILLNKVLPSMKGKSVFQTWNPLIEPNEKDFISRSKFERPVIDIASRKILEELKELQELPGKKIWLCGSYARYGMPLLEAGVSTSLDVKRWVEGSLRS; from the coding sequence ATGAAAATAGCGGTCATCGGTAGTGGAATCGCCGGCTTAAGCGCATCTTGGTACTTAGGCAAAGAACATGAAGTCTCTCTTATAGAAAAACATCCTTTGGTCGGTATGGATGCTCACGGTACCGATCTGTTCTCCAACGGACATTCAATCCGTGTGGATGTTCCCTTCAGAGCATTCAAACGTAATTATTATCCCTGTCTTCTGGATCTATACAAAGAAGCGGGGATCGAAGTAAGACCTGTAGATTATTCGTTTTCCTTAAATTACGGAGACGGCACTACTTATTTCGGTTTTTCTACTTTGGGTATTGGAGGCAATTTTGTTCCAATCCCTTATTGGGTCTGCTTTTCCAATAAAACCTCTAGGCGCATTTTTTCGGATGCGATTCGCTTTTACGAAGAATCAGAAAGAGAACTTTCTTCTTTAGAGGGAGAACAACTTACTATCTCTCAATTTTTAAGCAGATTCGGTTATTCTGTAGAATTTGAAGATCTGTATTTGATCCCTATGTTTTCCACAATCAATACCTGTACTTCCGAAAGCGCTAAAAATTATCCCGCGGAAGTGGTTATCGGCTATCATTCCAGTGGTCTGAAATTCTTAAGATTTTTAACCCCGGAAAAAGGCACCAGAGATGTTACCGAAAAACTTTCTAAAAGGGCTTCTTCCGTTCGTTTGAGCACTGATCCTAAAAAAATCGTTTTAGAAAAAGATAAAGTAAAGCTGATCTTTGATAACGGGGAAGAACTTTTCGACAGAGTAGTTGTCGCAGCTCCTGCCAACCAGGCTATCTCCATTCTTCCGGAAGAATATTCGAAAGAGAAAGCATTACTTTCCAAACTCAAATATGAAGCTTCGGAAGTAGTAGTTCATTCCGACGAAAAGTTTATGCCCAAACAAAAACGACATTGGGCGCCTATGTGCTTTTCTCTTTCCCAAGATAGCTCCACCGCAACTGCTACGATCTTATTGAACAAAGTCCTTCCTTCAATGAAAGGTAAGTCTGTATTCCAAACCTGGAACCCACTTATAGAACCGAATGAAAAAGATTTTATCAGTCGATCTAAATTCGAAAGACCCGTAATAGACATTGCTTCCAGAAAGATCTTAGAGGAACTGAAAGAATTACAGGAGCTTCCTGGTAAAAAAATATGGCTCTGCGGATCTTATGCTAGATATGGAATGCCGCTTTTAGAAGCGGGAGTTTCCACTTCTTTGGATGTTAAAAGATGGGTAGAAGGTTCGCTTAGATCTTAA
- a CDS encoding ABC transporter substrate-binding protein, with translation MFYPRFLDSVTSRFQVGPKPTLTFSLAFLLLSLLFYDCGKVERSPEKLVFSLPSDPISLDPIRSTDLSSRIVLKYIYPRLFEMNEEGTILPSLVRSYKLAARPSSKIRRLILELHSDTKSNVNAQTVLGSLERLRKTPGPRRSTYSFLKGGKVLTGSSLEIYFEGGLRETLEKLSLPQAWIYCGPPESVCGDFKLVEWKRNNHLRLVANHPNDLGSEILFRVLPQASTGLYLYFKDELDLMKLPVFLLKNSLVKEDHISVRKGGGVQYIAINAKDFCFDKNFRKALNYSVDKRTIIRVLLEGKGEVSVGPFPKSISDTWTSSEEVYPYDLAKAKELLSNSVCYPKILERELEFRMRGDEENQANGAAIVQNLKELGLKIRILPMEKAALYKENGEGKGDLTLLFWYADLPGPFAFLDPLFAGDRFGNGGNRAFYSNPKMEKIFQEIRSTDKTDINPQIKEAFSLLSEDAPWIFLWSPYELYLVGDRLPKDPNRRSDLP, from the coding sequence ATGTTTTATCCTAGATTTCTAGACTCGGTCACTTCCCGATTTCAGGTCGGACCGAAACCGACTCTTACCTTTTCTCTGGCTTTCCTTCTTTTGTCCCTTCTTTTTTATGATTGTGGAAAAGTAGAGAGAAGTCCCGAAAAACTGGTATTTTCACTCCCTTCTGATCCAATCTCTTTAGATCCGATCCGATCGACTGACTTATCTTCCAGAATTGTTCTAAAATATATCTACCCAAGACTTTTTGAAATGAATGAAGAAGGTACAATTCTTCCTTCCTTAGTTAGATCATATAAGTTAGCAGCAAGACCTTCTTCCAAGATCAGAAGATTGATCTTGGAACTTCACTCTGATACTAAATCGAACGTAAACGCTCAAACAGTCTTGGGATCTTTGGAAAGATTGAGAAAAACTCCGGGGCCAAGAAGAAGTACATATTCTTTTTTAAAAGGTGGAAAGGTTCTCACAGGTTCAAGTTTGGAAATTTATTTCGAAGGTGGCCTTAGGGAAACTTTGGAAAAACTTTCATTGCCTCAAGCTTGGATCTATTGCGGGCCTCCTGAATCGGTATGCGGTGATTTTAAATTAGTAGAGTGGAAGAGAAATAATCATCTTAGATTGGTTGCAAATCATCCCAACGATTTGGGTTCAGAGATATTGTTCAGAGTTCTTCCGCAAGCAAGCACTGGATTGTATTTATATTTCAAAGACGAATTGGATCTGATGAAATTGCCTGTCTTTCTTCTCAAAAATTCATTGGTAAAAGAAGATCATATCTCTGTTCGAAAAGGAGGAGGCGTTCAATATATAGCGATCAATGCTAAGGATTTCTGCTTCGATAAGAACTTTAGAAAAGCATTAAATTATTCAGTAGATAAACGCACAATCATTCGGGTTTTATTAGAAGGAAAAGGAGAAGTATCAGTAGGTCCATTTCCAAAGTCCATTTCGGACACCTGGACTTCTTCCGAAGAAGTTTATCCTTACGATCTTGCAAAGGCAAAAGAATTACTTTCTAATTCTGTTTGTTATCCTAAAATTTTAGAAAGAGAATTAGAATTTAGGATGAGGGGAGACGAAGAGAATCAGGCAAACGGTGCTGCAATCGTTCAAAACCTGAAAGAATTAGGATTGAAGATTAGAATTCTCCCAATGGAAAAAGCTGCATTATATAAAGAGAATGGAGAAGGAAAGGGAGATCTAACATTGCTATTTTGGTATGCGGATCTTCCTGGGCCTTTTGCATTTTTGGATCCATTATTTGCAGGAGATAGATTTGGGAATGGAGGAAATCGGGCCTTCTACTCGAATCCAAAAATGGAAAAAATTTTTCAAGAAATTAGATCCACAGATAAAACGGATATAAATCCTCAGATTAAAGAAGCGTTTTCACTTTTATCTGAAGATGCTCCTTGGATCTTTTTGTGGTCCCCATATGAGTTGTATCTAGTAGGGGACCGATTACCAAAAGATCCTAATCGTCGTTCGGATCTTCCTTAG
- a CDS encoding OmpA family protein, whose amino-acid sequence MNRLLSILLTSIFLLFSSDLLAEERIVEGKLLQFGRMLGTGNEFIQVLSNDLSPELSRLHNQTIRILCQMRGENCDPIRYEPYPFSESKGLADWTLKRIPNYVNRGYFAFNPTVTPDGQSIFWTVYSSKGKSGTQRIWFAEKDDKGFWRDGKEMSAPLNNDLNSAVIAVLPSNNELFVFGSFGDDEATHKIQVEFQEKKEELRRNTRDEMEFRLKEEQLAYEYLRKLNQLQNKATVPLYKSYKEKGSWSYPKAINFPDFANIYLKNNTSVFGGSTLSSSGRILIYSVQQPDSYGKLDLYVSIQKSDGSFAIGKNLGEVVNTSSEETAPFLAGDDRTLYFCSDGHKGLSVYVTKRIGEGWDNWTKPVEVSANLKGVNFFSIPVNSDWAYVSKEGQLYMAYLPRDFRPNPVVVINGKVLDEEGNPLSAEIHYESLTRLEKRGSAKSDSKTGSFSLVLPYGEKYGFYAEKPGHLSVSRNIDLTESKQEDAKLDVEFRLPALAVGRQILLNNLFFETNRFEISKDSEPELDRLANFLKSNPKLKISVEGHTDNVGKRERNLELSENRAKAVADYLISRHGIDNARVRTQGFGDSQPISSNDNASDRQKNRRVVLQIVD is encoded by the coding sequence ATGAACCGCCTTCTTTCTATTTTACTTACTTCTATCTTTCTTTTATTCTCTTCCGATCTTCTTGCGGAGGAAAGGATTGTCGAAGGTAAACTTCTTCAATTCGGTAGAATGTTAGGCACCGGCAACGAGTTCATCCAGGTGCTTTCCAACGATCTGAGTCCTGAACTTTCCAGACTTCATAACCAAACCATTCGTATTCTCTGCCAGATGAGAGGAGAAAATTGCGACCCAATACGTTATGAGCCCTATCCTTTTTCCGAATCCAAAGGCCTTGCAGATTGGACTTTGAAAAGAATTCCGAATTATGTAAACAGAGGTTACTTCGCTTTTAATCCAACAGTGACTCCTGATGGGCAATCTATCTTCTGGACTGTGTATTCTAGCAAAGGTAAATCAGGCACTCAAAGGATTTGGTTTGCGGAGAAGGACGATAAAGGTTTTTGGAGAGACGGGAAAGAGATGTCCGCTCCTTTAAATAATGATCTAAACTCTGCAGTGATCGCAGTTCTTCCTAGTAACAACGAATTATTTGTCTTCGGCTCTTTCGGCGATGACGAGGCTACTCATAAGATCCAAGTTGAGTTCCAAGAAAAAAAAGAAGAATTGAGAAGAAACACAAGAGACGAAATGGAATTCCGCTTAAAGGAAGAACAACTTGCTTACGAATACCTTCGCAAACTCAATCAACTCCAAAATAAGGCGACTGTTCCATTATATAAAAGTTATAAAGAAAAAGGAAGTTGGTCTTATCCCAAGGCGATTAACTTCCCTGATTTTGCGAATATATATCTAAAAAATAATACTTCCGTTTTCGGAGGCTCTACTCTTTCTTCTTCCGGAAGGATCCTGATCTATTCGGTCCAACAGCCTGATTCTTACGGTAAATTGGATCTGTATGTTAGCATACAAAAATCGGATGGTTCGTTTGCGATCGGTAAAAATTTAGGTGAGGTAGTAAACACTTCTTCGGAAGAGACAGCTCCGTTTTTAGCAGGAGATGATAGGACTCTTTATTTCTGCAGCGACGGTCATAAAGGCCTTTCCGTATATGTGACCAAAAGAATCGGAGAAGGTTGGGATAATTGGACTAAACCGGTCGAGGTCTCGGCTAATTTGAAAGGTGTAAACTTCTTCTCTATTCCCGTAAATAGCGACTGGGCTTATGTAAGTAAAGAAGGTCAACTCTATATGGCGTATCTTCCACGCGATTTTCGCCCGAACCCGGTTGTAGTGATCAATGGTAAAGTTTTGGATGAAGAAGGAAATCCTTTGAGTGCGGAAATACATTACGAATCCTTAACACGTTTGGAAAAAAGAGGAAGCGCTAAAAGCGATTCCAAAACCGGTTCATTTAGTTTAGTTCTTCCTTATGGAGAAAAATACGGTTTTTATGCGGAGAAACCTGGCCATCTTTCCGTTTCTAGAAATATAGATCTTACCGAATCTAAACAAGAAGACGCAAAATTAGATGTGGAATTTCGACTTCCTGCTTTGGCGGTGGGTCGGCAAATTCTTCTGAACAATTTATTCTTTGAGACTAATAGATTTGAGATCTCCAAGGATTCAGAACCGGAGTTGGATCGTTTGGCGAACTTTCTAAAATCGAATCCTAAACTCAAAATCTCAGTCGAAGGTCACACGGACAACGTAGGAAAAAGAGAGCGCAACCTGGAACTTTCCGAAAATAGAGCGAAAGCAGTGGCAGATTATTTGATTTCCAGACATGGAATTGACAATGCGAGAGTTCGTACACAAGGTTTTGGGGACAGCCAACCAATTTCTTCCAACGACAACGCTTCCGACCGTCAAAAGAATAGAAGAGTTGTGTTACAGATCGTAGATTAA
- a CDS encoding transglycosylase domain-containing protein — protein sequence MNIKDRILGILAALLQYSKTNWRSILKYSVISGIVILSFLIGGSYVVWLTKQEEVARNLETFQREVSDAYDPNEIKPIRILDKNGKLIGEFSRRKFRPIRTDNLANHGNIIWALLSSEDRDFYEHNGVNFTALLRAIIINVTTFQKQGGSTLTQQLAKLTLDLGARNVFNKLTEFYCTFYLESKFDKNTILAMYLNRIFLGEGNTGVEEASRYYFNKPAYELTPAEAALLVGTIPAPSNYNAVRNPKIALKRQKMVMTVMAKNQNLHPNPKSIERDFEKKVDANIRKFRSFYVVEETKEEEDKVVITSEIGKYGFDKDFTINLASDFNFGIRQFVIENFSEIDLESRGMNVYTTLDYDKQEAAERSLREGIEAVRKKLSEDKANYLKAGKTEEASKQNKIIENMNGSLISINPTNGYVEAMVGSYKISNIFRLNRAVSAVRQPGSVIKGLVYLMAFEKRIATPTSIVVDEPIKIRGYAPKNWYKGHRGAMQTRTAFAQSVNTIAVKFMDEIGVGDFIHTLGKILDLDSSELSRRFQHNLTLALGSGELSPKELATVYATIANNGKKVKPVEILRITDFEGSELYMNTLPDPKEAEQILDPVACAMTLNLLEAVVSEEGTLKIALKEGEKFPLGGKTGTVQSPKEAQKRWGSRKGVRDVWFAGVNPNLVTAVWVGNDLGAPFPGSGSGTSGSIWFRYVSHVARTLGFGDSLITPFNGDYVKVDICAETGGLLSNEAECKHPLYGQYYYVGDQPGGGATTPTVTQTEGTTSTNGSEEALSGEDAVELELPETKEDPNDD from the coding sequence ATGAACATCAAAGATCGTATCCTTGGAATTTTAGCTGCACTCCTCCAATATTCTAAAACAAACTGGAGATCCATCCTCAAATACTCGGTCATTTCCGGGATTGTAATCCTTTCATTTCTGATCGGCGGATCTTATGTTGTATGGCTCACCAAACAGGAAGAAGTTGCCCGCAATTTGGAAACTTTCCAGAGAGAAGTTTCAGATGCATACGATCCAAATGAGATCAAACCGATCCGCATCCTGGACAAAAATGGAAAATTGATCGGGGAATTTTCCCGCAGAAAATTCAGGCCTATTCGGACCGACAATTTAGCAAATCATGGAAATATAATATGGGCTCTGCTCAGTTCCGAGGACAGGGACTTTTACGAACACAATGGTGTAAATTTTACCGCTCTACTTAGAGCAATTATTATCAACGTAACTACTTTCCAAAAGCAAGGTGGCTCTACTCTCACCCAGCAGTTGGCAAAACTTACTTTAGATCTGGGAGCTCGAAACGTATTTAACAAACTCACCGAATTTTATTGTACATTCTATCTAGAGAGCAAGTTCGATAAGAATACGATCTTAGCAATGTATCTAAATCGTATTTTCTTAGGGGAAGGGAACACAGGAGTAGAAGAAGCTTCTCGTTATTATTTTAATAAACCTGCATACGAATTAACTCCTGCAGAAGCGGCTTTGCTTGTAGGAACAATTCCGGCTCCTTCTAACTATAATGCAGTCAGAAATCCGAAGATAGCTCTCAAAAGACAGAAGATGGTGATGACAGTTATGGCTAAAAACCAAAATCTACATCCGAATCCCAAATCTATTGAAAGAGATTTTGAGAAGAAGGTAGATGCGAATATCCGCAAATTCAGATCCTTCTATGTAGTAGAAGAAACGAAGGAAGAAGAAGATAAAGTAGTCATCACTTCCGAAATAGGAAAATACGGATTCGATAAAGATTTTACGATCAATCTGGCTTCTGACTTTAATTTCGGGATACGCCAATTCGTAATCGAAAATTTTTCAGAGATAGATCTGGAAAGCCGTGGTATGAATGTATATACCACATTAGATTATGATAAACAAGAAGCAGCAGAACGTTCTCTCAGAGAAGGAATAGAAGCTGTTCGCAAGAAACTTTCCGAAGATAAGGCCAACTACTTAAAAGCGGGCAAGACGGAAGAGGCTTCCAAACAAAATAAGATCATCGAGAATATGAACGGAAGCTTGATCTCCATTAATCCTACAAATGGATACGTGGAGGCAATGGTCGGTAGTTACAAAATTTCTAATATATTCAGACTAAACCGAGCGGTTTCCGCAGTTAGACAGCCTGGTTCCGTGATCAAAGGACTTGTCTATCTGATGGCATTCGAAAAAAGGATCGCCACCCCGACTTCTATCGTTGTGGATGAACCGATTAAGATCAGAGGTTATGCTCCTAAAAACTGGTATAAAGGCCATAGAGGCGCAATGCAGACTCGAACTGCATTCGCTCAATCCGTAAACACAATCGCAGTCAAGTTCATGGACGAGATTGGTGTAGGCGATTTCATCCATACTCTCGGAAAAATTTTGGATTTGGACAGTTCCGAGTTGAGTAGAAGGTTCCAACACAATCTTACATTGGCGCTTGGTTCGGGGGAATTATCTCCTAAAGAATTGGCAACAGTATATGCAACAATCGCAAATAACGGTAAAAAAGTAAAACCTGTGGAAATACTTAGGATCACCGACTTTGAAGGTTCCGAACTTTATATGAACACTCTTCCTGATCCTAAAGAGGCAGAGCAAATTTTAGATCCTGTCGCCTGCGCGATGACATTAAACTTATTAGAAGCAGTCGTATCGGAAGAAGGTACACTCAAAATTGCATTGAAAGAAGGAGAAAAATTCCCACTAGGCGGAAAGACAGGAACTGTTCAATCTCCTAAAGAAGCACAAAAACGCTGGGGCTCCAGAAAAGGTGTGAGAGACGTTTGGTTCGCAGGTGTGAATCCGAATTTAGTCACTGCTGTCTGGGTAGGAAATGATTTGGGCGCTCCTTTCCCTGGTTCCGGTTCTGGGACAAGCGGTTCCATTTGGTTTCGATATGTTTCTCATGTCGCCAGAACATTAGGCTTCGGCGATAGTCTCATCACTCCATTTAACGGAGATTATGTGAAAGTGGACATCTGCGCTGAGACCGGCGGACTCTTATCAAACGAAGCAGAATGCAAACATCCTCTTTACGGTCAGTACTATTACGTGGGAGATCAACCTGGCGGAGGTGCTACTACTCCTACAGTCACCCAAACAGAGGGAACTACTTCTACTAACGGCTCGGAAGAAGCTTTGTCCGGAGAAGACGCGGTAGAATTAGAACTTCCTGAAACTAAGGAAGATCCGAACGACGATTAG
- a CDS encoding class I SAM-dependent methyltransferase: protein MEDLPYKKEISLRHHSPFPAKTEIWPKVRLLFGREGIPTDLSHLYLNEHGESWANLGYWENTKEYGTACANLAEHLGTLAGLDQNSKLLDLGFGCGDQFRIWENTFGVNVSNIYGINISKIQIEFAKRRYEGKGTSPNLILGSVEGLAKFEDKTFDVVLALDSLYFIPNRSRLVGEVYRILKPGGVFVSAEILFSDRKISFWETFKRNLISKMAKMSSDLKKVEGIVSEYSALGFNFEVLERIDPFVFPGFSQFILEKIKSEKKIPKRLAGRYEMLGEYFGSETIKKHFEYWIYKVRKPE from the coding sequence ATGGAAGACCTACCATACAAAAAAGAAATCTCTCTTCGCCATCATTCTCCCTTTCCTGCAAAGACTGAGATCTGGCCGAAGGTCAGACTATTATTCGGAAGGGAAGGAATTCCTACAGATCTATCTCATCTATATTTGAACGAACATGGAGAATCCTGGGCCAATTTGGGCTATTGGGAGAATACAAAGGAATATGGAACGGCATGTGCGAATTTAGCGGAACATTTGGGAACATTAGCCGGCTTGGATCAAAATTCCAAACTATTGGATCTGGGATTTGGATGCGGAGACCAATTTAGGATTTGGGAAAATACCTTCGGAGTAAATGTTTCGAATATATACGGGATCAATATCTCCAAGATACAGATCGAATTCGCGAAAAGACGTTATGAGGGTAAGGGCACTTCTCCAAATTTAATTTTAGGAAGTGTAGAGGGGTTGGCAAAATTCGAGGACAAGACCTTTGATGTAGTGCTCGCCTTAGACAGTTTGTATTTTATACCGAACCGAAGTAGATTGGTCGGTGAAGTTTATAGAATTTTAAAGCCGGGAGGAGTATTCGTATCTGCAGAGATACTATTCTCCGATCGGAAAATTTCATTTTGGGAAACTTTTAAAAGGAATTTGATCTCTAAAATGGCAAAAATGTCTTCCGATCTTAAAAAGGTGGAAGGTATCGTTTCCGAATATTCTGCCTTAGGATTTAACTTCGAAGTTTTAGAAAGAATAGATCCTTTTGTATTCCCAGGGTTTTCCCAATTTATATTAGAAAAAATTAAATCAGAAAAGAAGATCCCTAAAAGACTCGCAGGAAGATACGAAATGTTAGGAGAATATTTCGGCTCCGAAACGATCAAAAAACATTTCGAATATTGGATCTATAAGGTCAGAAAACCTGAGTAG
- a CDS encoding ABC transporter ATP-binding protein, whose product MNVYRRLLGYSFKYKYRLITGIVLSFFVSILNGASLTSVIPIFNAIGKGGKADFQISLTKKESIAIKEREEGKELEAIQKIEALVADIKIKTNFYLTTLPKDQLILLFCLFIFPIYLAKLLFLTGAVYCINSGGYLAVRDLRLELYSKAQELPLNHFVQEKTGIFMSRIVNDVEVLAKIISSDLKDAIVDFFYIITHLLILLFLSWEMFIAVLVVVPLIMGPVTSFADRIRKATRNQQERLSSLNGHLQEVISGIRVIRAFSMEKTEAGRFWEINNDLSDKTFKGHFYHQIGPSLVELSSSIVAVIFLAFGAYLIELQKLTLGHFMIFFLTLVFLTRPFKQMGMLSNSIQSAVAAGTRVFEMLDSETDVKNPPNPIYPKRLSKELKFDSVGYTYPGAKNSALSDLNLSIQKGSTVALVGSSGAGKSTLVDLVPRLIDPSEGSITWDGTDLRNLDLASLRKKISIVNQQVFLFNGSIRENICYGTENVTEERMREVSELAFATDFILSFEDGFDTVVGERGVMLSGGQRQRISIARALLNNPEILILDEATSALDTESERVVQQALESLYKNRTVIIIAHRLSTVQIADTIFTMEGGKVVESGSHSELIRLDGKYKKLYEMQFAESPV is encoded by the coding sequence ATGAACGTCTATAGACGCCTCTTGGGGTATTCCTTCAAGTATAAATACAGATTAATCACCGGGATCGTACTATCCTTTTTTGTATCCATACTCAATGGAGCCTCTCTCACTAGCGTTATCCCGATTTTCAACGCGATCGGAAAAGGCGGAAAAGCAGACTTTCAAATTTCACTCACCAAAAAAGAAAGTATCGCAATAAAAGAACGGGAAGAAGGAAAAGAATTAGAAGCAATCCAAAAGATAGAAGCCCTAGTCGCAGATATAAAAATCAAGACTAACTTTTATCTAACCACTCTTCCTAAAGACCAACTTATTTTACTTTTTTGTTTATTCATTTTTCCCATCTATCTAGCAAAACTCTTATTTTTAACGGGCGCAGTGTACTGTATCAACTCGGGTGGTTACCTAGCAGTCCGAGATTTGCGATTAGAACTTTATTCTAAGGCACAAGAACTTCCGCTCAATCATTTCGTACAAGAGAAGACAGGGATCTTCATGAGTCGCATCGTTAACGATGTAGAAGTTCTAGCAAAAATAATTAGCTCAGATCTGAAAGATGCTATCGTAGATTTTTTCTATATCATCACACATTTGCTGATTCTTCTTTTCTTAAGTTGGGAAATGTTCATCGCAGTTTTAGTTGTAGTGCCTTTGATCATGGGCCCAGTAACTTCTTTCGCGGATAGGATTAGAAAAGCGACTCGCAACCAACAAGAAAGATTATCTTCATTAAACGGTCATTTACAAGAAGTCATCTCTGGTATCAGAGTCATCCGCGCATTCTCCATGGAAAAAACGGAAGCTGGAAGATTTTGGGAGATCAATAACGATCTTTCCGACAAAACATTCAAAGGACATTTCTATCATCAAATAGGTCCTTCTTTGGTGGAACTTTCCAGCTCTATAGTTGCGGTGATATTTTTGGCTTTCGGCGCTTACTTGATCGAACTCCAAAAATTAACCTTAGGTCATTTTATGATCTTCTTCCTAACTTTGGTATTTTTAACTAGGCCTTTCAAACAGATGGGAATGTTATCCAACTCCATCCAAAGCGCAGTGGCTGCAGGGACCAGAGTTTTCGAAATGTTGGATAGCGAAACGGATGTAAAAAATCCTCCGAACCCTATTTATCCAAAGAGACTTTCTAAAGAATTAAAATTTGATTCAGTAGGATATACTTATCCAGGAGCGAAAAATTCCGCGTTATCAGATCTGAATCTTTCCATACAAAAAGGCTCCACAGTTGCGTTAGTCGGTTCTTCCGGTGCCGGAAAATCCACGCTAGTAGATCTTGTTCCAAGACTGATTGATCCTAGCGAAGGTTCTATTACTTGGGATGGAACTGATCTCAGAAATTTGGATCTGGCATCTTTAAGAAAAAAGATCTCCATCGTAAACCAACAAGTATTCCTATTCAACGGAAGTATTAGAGAGAATATCTGCTACGGAACTGAAAACGTTACAGAAGAAAGAATGAGAGAAGTTTCAGAACTCGCATTTGCAACCGACTTTATTTTATCTTTCGAAGACGGTTTCGACACAGTAGTGGGTGAAAGAGGAGTAATGTTATCCGGAGGCCAAAGACAAAGGATCTCCATCGCAAGAGCATTATTGAATAATCCTGAAATCCTGATCTTGGATGAGGCTACTTCTGCATTGGACACCGAATCTGAAAGAGTGGTCCAACAAGCGCTCGAATCCTTATATAAAAACAGAACTGTTATCATCATCGCTCACAGACTTTCTACAGTTCAGATCGCCGATACTATCTTTACGATGGAAGGCGGAAAAGTGGTAGAATCAGGATCTCATTCGGAATTGATCCGCTTAGATGGAAAGTATAAGAAATTATACGAGATGCAATTCGCAGAATCTCCGGTTTAA
- a CDS encoding DoxX family protein, translated as MENLDAKSISLWIMATIYTIAGILHFVIPKFYMRIMPPWIPYHKLLVQLSGIAEIALGLGLFFPQTKVLAAWGVVLLLIAVFPANVYHFQSRTRKDPPTWALLLRLPLQLLLIYWAYTFTY; from the coding sequence ATGGAAAACCTAGACGCTAAATCGATCAGTCTCTGGATCATGGCGACCATCTATACGATCGCCGGCATTCTTCATTTTGTGATCCCTAAATTTTATATGAGGATCATGCCTCCTTGGATTCCTTATCATAAACTTTTAGTCCAACTTAGCGGTATCGCGGAGATCGCTTTGGGGCTCGGGCTTTTCTTTCCTCAAACTAAGGTGCTAGCGGCTTGGGGAGTGGTACTTCTATTGATTGCAGTATTTCCTGCCAATGTGTATCATTTTCAGTCGAGGACTAGAAAAGATCCTCCTACTTGGGCATTACTTTTGAGACTTCCTCTGCAGTTACTTCTCATCTACTGGGCTTATACTTTTACATACTGA